A stretch of the Argentina anserina chromosome 6, drPotAnse1.1, whole genome shotgun sequence genome encodes the following:
- the LOC126800993 gene encoding sialyltransferase-like protein 1 translates to MRSNRQPTTVLYLVCAAAFFCLVVFAIQSSFFSQSLSPSSLKLDLNTAYDIRTLSQFQSTVQQCVANRGLGLTAHIVDHCNLILKYPPGTNSTWYNAQFKVFEPLQYPFNVCEALLLWEQYRNMTTVLTREYLDVRPKGWEEYAPLRIAQLGTKNCYNKTICEEHLNLLLPAKPPFHPRQFRTCAVVGNSGDLLKTEFGQEIDAHDAVIRDNEAPVNEKYAKYVGLKRDFRLVVRGAARNMVSILNGSDNEVLIIKSVTHKDFNAMIKSIPNPVYLFQGIVLRRGAKGTGMKSIELALSMCDIVDMYGFTVDPGYTEWTRYFSTPRKGHNPLQGRAYYQLLECLGVIRIHSPMRSKRKQGWSDIPTRDMIGRAHAAALRLKRGQDGDLGQFGSCKVSGNVDPDKIGPVSGSADMSDVRKSSNYSKWEVMPFESLRKEAQDHYNQMEGVSLYKMDGNKLDDLVCVRHSSKSDT, encoded by the exons ATGAGAAGCAACCGGCAACCCACCACGGTTCTGTACCTGGTCTGCGCTGCCGCTTTCTTCTGCCTCGTCGTCTTCGCCATCCAAtcctctttcttctctcaATCTCTATCCCCTTCTTCTC TTAAATTGGATCTCAACACTGCCTACGATATTCGCACTTTATCCCAATTCCAGTCCACTGTCCAGCAATGCGTG GCCAACAGAGGGCTCGGTCTCACTGCACATATTGTTGACCATTGCAATCTGATTCTCAAGTACCCGCCAGGAACTAACAGCACCTGG TACAATGCGCAGTTTAAAGTTTTCGAACCATTACAGTACCCGTTTAATGTCTGTGAGGCTCTCTTACTGTGGGAACAG TACCGTAACATGACTACAGTATTGACACGGGAGTATCTGGATGTTCGCCCTAAGGGATGGGAAGAGTATGCACCCCTTAGGATTGCACAATT GGGAACCAAAAACTGCTACAATAAGACAATTTGTGAGGAACACCTTAATTTGTTACTGCCTGCCAAGCCACCTTTTCATCCTCGCCAATTCCGTACGTGTGCAGTTGTTGGAAATTCAGGAGATCTTTTGAAGACAGAGTTCGGACAGGAGATTGATGCCCATGATGCTGTGATAAGAGACAATGAGGCTCCTGTTAATGAG AAATATGCCAAGTATGTTGGTCTCAAGAGGGATTTTCGCCTTGTTGTGAGGGGTGCTGCTCGTAACATGGTTTCCATTTTAAATGGGTCCG ATAACGAGGTACTTATAATCAAGAGTGTTACGCATAAAGACTTTAATGCAATGATCAAG AGTATTCCAAATCCAGTGTATCTCTTTCAAGGTATTGTGCTCCGCAGAGGTGCCAAAGGAACTGGAATGAAATCCATAGAACTAGCACTATCTATGTGTGATATTGTTGACATGTATGGTTTCACTGTTGATCCTGGATATACTGAATG GACACGTTACTTCTCTACACCTAGGAAGGGGCATAATCCACTTCAAGGAAGGGCGTACTACCAGCTCCTAGAGTGCCTTGGT GTCATCAGAATTCATTCTCCGATGAGATCTAAGAGGAAGCAAGGCTGGTCAGATATACCTACTCGAGATATGATAGGCAGAGCTCATGCAGCAGCCTTGCGTTTAAAGAGGGGTCAAGATGGTGATTTGGGACAGTTTGGTAGTTGTAAGGTGTCAGGTAATGTGGACCCTGACAAAATTGGGCCTGTCTCAGGATCTGCAGATATGAGTGATGTAAGAAAGTCTTCAAATTACAGTAAATGGGAAGTAATGCCCTTTGAAAGTCTGAGGAAGGAAGCACAGGACCATTATAATCAAATGGAAGGCGTCTCTCTATACAAAATGGATGGCAATAAGTTAGATGATCTAGTATGTGTGAGGCATTCTTCAAAATCAGACACCTAG
- the LOC126800991 gene encoding uncharacterized protein LOC126800991 isoform X2, protein MSILPNQSQGSNSSSQFPSPNPNSQQHGLFQSQSQSLSRQILTFGSPDISDSQSPLSGSPTPPGPSAQDSRGSSQQVTGPGLPANNAMPSQETHSQSGSAGAYRSRGKRSGSQPNNMCNVASHAQPAGRKSQMMNANHLLNFHYDPISRPQTRGPPPPPARRQHKRKPYNKDLFLQANYKFVVLDSGNYSADSMDPDKMLRWEDIICVRYSTPTLVQCPICLEYPLCPQITSCGHVFCFPCILQYLLMGKEDHKGDCWKRCPLCFVMISPKDLYTLFVENVKHYSVGDTVEFMLLSRQKDSFTISHKSKQEKDVISGCVDDGYDPFSKFTFTSDVDLSVRKAISELDAWLVRADSGLVDDLEKLPYVCAAMEQLEQRKKYWNEHRAIDNNKTVSSVVFSTANPTNGNSEASIIGDGTLSNSFNDFNKCSENFLVDKSDDVTSSDLSVDTAESLEGHENLLSSYDENKTVQGNSRVSESVKDRDAYNFYQAADGQHMILHPLNMKCLLHHYGSHDMLPQRISGRVLQLETITQSEAMRRRYRYLSHFSLTTVLQFCEIDLSELLSPYALSPFMEEIKKRERQRKQLARKERKEQIKAESAMAYPIPIVAGFAQSFHDESPTFSMDDFEALGSPSVTSSSPPIVGERRLFSSVTRLGFAAGHDSPTLKLDGNNSRNGNDAGSSLESTGSQNAGVTSFANIISRAKPEENLDAPKINGSGKKGKKPGRVLLSTTGGRRY, encoded by the exons ATGTCCATCTTGCCCAACCAAAGCCAAGGATCCAATTCTTCTTCTCAGTTTCCCTCTCCGAACCCTAATTCCCAACAGCATGGACTCTTCCAATCTCAATCTCAATCCCTCTCCCGCCAAATTCTTACATTTGGATCACCCGACATCTCCGACTCCCAGTCTCCCCTCTCCGGCTCTCCCACTCCTCCAG GCCCATCAGCACAAGATTCCCGTGGATCTTCCCAACAG GTGACAGGGCCAGGACTTCCTGCTAACAATGCCATGCCTAGCCAGGAGACACATTCTCAGTCTGGCTCTGCTGGAGCTTACCGGTCTAGAGGGAAAAGGTCTGGGAGCCAACCTAATAATATGTGTAATGTTGCTTCTCATGCGCAACCAGCTGGAAGAAAATCACAGATGATGAATGCCAACCACTTGTTGAACTTTCATTATGACCCCATTTCGCGTCCTCAGACTAGAGGTCCTCCTCCGCCTCCTGCAAGAAGGCAGCATAAGAGAAAGCCCTACAACAAAGATTTGTTTCTTCAGGCAAACTACAAATTTGTTGTCTTGGATTCTGGAAACTACTCTGCTGATTCAATGGATCCTGATAAGATGTTACGGTGGGAGGACATCATATGTGTCAGGTATTCCACCCCTACTTTGGTTCAGTGTCCAATTTGTCTCGAGTATCCTCTTTGTCCTCAGATAACTTCATGCGGGCATGTATTTTGTTTCCCATGCATTCTGCAATACCTGCTGATGGGGAAGGAGGATCATAAAGGCGACTGCTGGAAAAGATGCCCTTTGTGTTTTGTGATGATATCACCAAAGGATTTATATACCCTCTTTGTGGAGAATGTTAAGCATTATAGCGTTGGTGATACTGTGGAGTTTATGCTTCTTAGTCGACAAAAGGATTCGTTCACTATTTCCCATAAAAGTAAACAAGAGAAAGATGTCATTTCAGGTTGTGTTGATGACGGCTATGATCCCTTTTCAAAATTCACATTTACATCAGACGTAGATCTATCAGTCAGAAAGGCGATATCAGAGCTAGATGCTTGGTTAGTTAGGGCAGATTCGGGGCTTGTCGATGACCTAGAGAAGCTGCCCTACGTATGTGCTGCAATGGAACAATTAGAACAGAGGAAGAAGTATTGGAATGAGCACCGGGCTATTGACAACAATAAAACTGTTTCCTCTGTTGTCTTTTCTACTGCAAATCCTACTAATGGTAACAGTGAAGCATCAATAATCGGGGACGGAACTTTGTCTAACAGTTTCAATGACTTCAACAAGTGTTCAGAGAATTTCTTAGTGGACAAGTCAGATGATGTGACTTCTTCTGACCTATCTGTGGATACGGCTGAATCTTTGGAAGGTCATGAAAATCTTTTGTCTTCATATGATGAAAACAAGACTGTCCAAGGGAACTCACGTGTCTCTGAAAGTGTAAAAGACAGGGACGCGTACAATTTCTACCAG GCTGCTGACGGTCAGCACATGATTCTTCATCCGTTAAACATGAAATGTCTTCTCCACCATTATGGGAGCCATGATATGCTGCCACAGAG AATAAGCGGAAGGGTTTTGCAATTGGAGACAATAACTCAGTCAGAAGCCATGAGAAGGCGCTATCGGTATTTAAGTCATTTCTCGTTAACAACAGTACTGCAG ttcTGTGAGATTGATCTGAGTGAGCTATTGTCTCCTTACGCTCTGTCTCCCTTTATGGAAGAGATAAAGAAGCGTGAAAGGCAGAGGAAGCAACTTGCTAGGAAG GAGCGGAAGGAGCAGATAAAGGCTGAATCTGCCATGGCATATCCCATCCCCATAGTAGCAGGCTTTGCACAGTCCTTTCATGATGAATCCCCAACATTCTCCATGGATGACTTTGAAG CTTTGGGAAGTCCTTCAGTGACTTCATCTAGCCCTCCAATTGTTGGAGAAAGGAGACTGTTCTCAAGTGTTACGAGGCTTGGTTTTGCTGCTGGACATGATTCGCCAACCTTGAAACTAGATGGAAATAATTCCCGGAATGGCAATGATGCAGGATCCTCTCTTGAGAGCACTG GCAGTCAAAATGCAGGTGTAACGTCATTTGCTAATATAATATCCAGAGCTAAACCTGAGGAAAATTTGGATGCACCAAAGATTAATGGTTCAGGGAAAAAGGGGAAGAAGCCAGGTCGAGTCCTCTTGTCAACAACTGGTGGTCGGCGCTATTGA
- the LOC126800991 gene encoding uncharacterized protein LOC126800991 isoform X1, whose translation MSILPNQSQGSNSSSQFPSPNPNSQQHGLFQSQSQSLSRQILTFGSPDISDSQSPLSGSPTPPGPSAQDSRGSSQQVTGPGLPANNAMPSQETHSQSGSAGAYRSRGKRSGSQPNNMCNVASHAQPAGRKSQMMNANHLLNFHYDPISRPQTRGPPPPPARRQHKRKPYNKDLFLQANYKFVVLDSGNYSADSMDPDKMLRWEDIICVRYSTPTLVQCPICLEYPLCPQITSCGHVFCFPCILQYLLMGKEDHKGDCWKRCPLCFVMISPKDLYTLFVENVKHYSVGDTVEFMLLSRQKDSFTISHKSKQEKDVISGCVDDGYDPFSKFTFTSDVDLSVRKAISELDAWLVRADSGLVDDLEKLPYVCAAMEQLEQRKKYWNEHRAIDNNKTVSSVVFSTANPTNGNSEASIIGDGTLSNSFNDFNKCSENFLVDKSDDVTSSDLSVDTAESLEGHENLLSSYDENKTVQGNSRVSESVKDRDAYNFYQAADGQHMILHPLNMKCLLHHYGSHDMLPQRISGRVLQLETITQSEAMRRRYRYLSHFSLTTVLQFCEIDLSELLSPYALSPFMEEIKKRERQRKQLARKERKEQIKAESAMAYPIPIVAGFAQSFHDESPTFSMDDFEALGSPSVTSSSPPIVGERRLFSSVTRLGFAAGHDSPTLKLDGNNSRNGNDAGSSLESTAAGSQNAGVTSFANIISRAKPEENLDAPKINGSGKKGKKPGRVLLSTTGGRRY comes from the exons ATGTCCATCTTGCCCAACCAAAGCCAAGGATCCAATTCTTCTTCTCAGTTTCCCTCTCCGAACCCTAATTCCCAACAGCATGGACTCTTCCAATCTCAATCTCAATCCCTCTCCCGCCAAATTCTTACATTTGGATCACCCGACATCTCCGACTCCCAGTCTCCCCTCTCCGGCTCTCCCACTCCTCCAG GCCCATCAGCACAAGATTCCCGTGGATCTTCCCAACAG GTGACAGGGCCAGGACTTCCTGCTAACAATGCCATGCCTAGCCAGGAGACACATTCTCAGTCTGGCTCTGCTGGAGCTTACCGGTCTAGAGGGAAAAGGTCTGGGAGCCAACCTAATAATATGTGTAATGTTGCTTCTCATGCGCAACCAGCTGGAAGAAAATCACAGATGATGAATGCCAACCACTTGTTGAACTTTCATTATGACCCCATTTCGCGTCCTCAGACTAGAGGTCCTCCTCCGCCTCCTGCAAGAAGGCAGCATAAGAGAAAGCCCTACAACAAAGATTTGTTTCTTCAGGCAAACTACAAATTTGTTGTCTTGGATTCTGGAAACTACTCTGCTGATTCAATGGATCCTGATAAGATGTTACGGTGGGAGGACATCATATGTGTCAGGTATTCCACCCCTACTTTGGTTCAGTGTCCAATTTGTCTCGAGTATCCTCTTTGTCCTCAGATAACTTCATGCGGGCATGTATTTTGTTTCCCATGCATTCTGCAATACCTGCTGATGGGGAAGGAGGATCATAAAGGCGACTGCTGGAAAAGATGCCCTTTGTGTTTTGTGATGATATCACCAAAGGATTTATATACCCTCTTTGTGGAGAATGTTAAGCATTATAGCGTTGGTGATACTGTGGAGTTTATGCTTCTTAGTCGACAAAAGGATTCGTTCACTATTTCCCATAAAAGTAAACAAGAGAAAGATGTCATTTCAGGTTGTGTTGATGACGGCTATGATCCCTTTTCAAAATTCACATTTACATCAGACGTAGATCTATCAGTCAGAAAGGCGATATCAGAGCTAGATGCTTGGTTAGTTAGGGCAGATTCGGGGCTTGTCGATGACCTAGAGAAGCTGCCCTACGTATGTGCTGCAATGGAACAATTAGAACAGAGGAAGAAGTATTGGAATGAGCACCGGGCTATTGACAACAATAAAACTGTTTCCTCTGTTGTCTTTTCTACTGCAAATCCTACTAATGGTAACAGTGAAGCATCAATAATCGGGGACGGAACTTTGTCTAACAGTTTCAATGACTTCAACAAGTGTTCAGAGAATTTCTTAGTGGACAAGTCAGATGATGTGACTTCTTCTGACCTATCTGTGGATACGGCTGAATCTTTGGAAGGTCATGAAAATCTTTTGTCTTCATATGATGAAAACAAGACTGTCCAAGGGAACTCACGTGTCTCTGAAAGTGTAAAAGACAGGGACGCGTACAATTTCTACCAG GCTGCTGACGGTCAGCACATGATTCTTCATCCGTTAAACATGAAATGTCTTCTCCACCATTATGGGAGCCATGATATGCTGCCACAGAG AATAAGCGGAAGGGTTTTGCAATTGGAGACAATAACTCAGTCAGAAGCCATGAGAAGGCGCTATCGGTATTTAAGTCATTTCTCGTTAACAACAGTACTGCAG ttcTGTGAGATTGATCTGAGTGAGCTATTGTCTCCTTACGCTCTGTCTCCCTTTATGGAAGAGATAAAGAAGCGTGAAAGGCAGAGGAAGCAACTTGCTAGGAAG GAGCGGAAGGAGCAGATAAAGGCTGAATCTGCCATGGCATATCCCATCCCCATAGTAGCAGGCTTTGCACAGTCCTTTCATGATGAATCCCCAACATTCTCCATGGATGACTTTGAAG CTTTGGGAAGTCCTTCAGTGACTTCATCTAGCCCTCCAATTGTTGGAGAAAGGAGACTGTTCTCAAGTGTTACGAGGCTTGGTTTTGCTGCTGGACATGATTCGCCAACCTTGAAACTAGATGGAAATAATTCCCGGAATGGCAATGATGCAGGATCCTCTCTTGAGAGCACTG CTGCAGGCAGTCAAAATGCAGGTGTAACGTCATTTGCTAATATAATATCCAGAGCTAAACCTGAGGAAAATTTGGATGCACCAAAGATTAATGGTTCAGGGAAAAAGGGGAAGAAGCCAGGTCGAGTCCTCTTGTCAACAACTGGTGGTCGGCGCTATTGA